In Lemur catta isolate mLemCat1 chromosome 5, mLemCat1.pri, whole genome shotgun sequence, the genomic stretch tttttttttcctggtaatgTACCCACGGGGTGTGCTGACATTAATGAGGAGTTACATGTTTGTATGTGTACAGAGGTCTATAGAGAAACATCTGCAAGAAGACCCATCATATTGAAAGTGGTTATTTCATGGTACTGGGATTATGgcctttgtttcatttatttatttttcattgttatttttcaaaattttctacaGTGAATGTGACTTATGTAATAAAAAAAGGTTTTTCAAGTACCGTACAAACATACAAGGTAACAAGTGCTCTTAAAGGGAGGTCATATAGCTAGCCACAATCTGGAAGTCAGAAAACCTAGCTCAAAATTGCTTAACCGCTTACCCTTAATATTCGACTTCAATGTCTCCCTTTGCAAAATATAGGGACTAAGGGTCCATGTGACCTAACTgagatgttttaatttaaataagagTGGATAATTGATTCAAATCAAGTACATATAGGGTCCCCACCTTTAGTGGTCAGTTACTCCACAATATCCATTCTAGTGTAATTCCCAATTGTGTAGGGAAGATTCTAGTTGGAGTGAGCCTTCCCCGGTGATCCCATCTATATTACCCATGGTTTCTTATCTCTTGACCTGGGTAAAATTCTCTAATTTCCACTTTACGAATTTTGTCAAGTGACCCCTTAGTTATCTATAAAAGTGTAATTCTAGTTATGCAAATTTCTAATGTTTCCATTTGGAGCTTGGAGGCTCTCTTTAAGGAATCTGAgatttttctgtgacttttcctGCTAActaaggggaaaaacaaaacacaaactttATCTCTAGCAGAGCATCACTCTGTTAGATTTCAgcctgaaatgttggttcttggtgtgctcatggctgaagaatgaccagacatgccaaagtcaggcaagcatgaaaatgaggtttattgaggagagaaagataggattatagggcaagagcaagatgtagttttacagagcatggtacatacgccacagatgacaaccagatccattgtcgcagcaaagggagagccaaaggaatgGCAAAAAGAGAGATGGGCTATGGTCTgagtcttattttatagtgcctgggtagggacctcccttgtggttcagatgtcaccatggaaccactttgattggacagttgggagtcacatgacctgagccttaactatggCACATGTGgattctaggtcactttctggactttatgATACCCATGTGGCTTGGCCCATGgactagagagtcctctgcattcttttgcagctggcactccaagttctgattggcagattcatagggcaTTACTtcttcccccaggtatggagaattagggtggggcagggccaagATGGAGGCAACAGCACGCACTTTTGttcctaggagacccggaatccttcactatctacctaacacctCCACATAATTAGAGCTAACACTCAACAACTGGCCCTTAAGAAAATTCATGATACAGCTTTCTAAACACTATTTAGAAACTAATTAATTACAATACCAAAGACTCCTTTACCAAAACACATGCAAAGTtcccttttaaaaagcaaactcccctctgagaggctgaggtgggaggatcatttgagctcaggagtttgagactagcctgagcaagagtgagaccctgtctctattattaaaaacaataagaataaaaaaataaaaagtaaactttcattggtcaggcgtggtggctgacacctgtaatcctagcactctgggaggccaaggcaggaggattgcttaagttcAAGAGttcgaaatcagcctgagcaagagtgagacccccgtgttcaggagttcgagatcagcctgagcaagagtgaaacccccgTCTGGGAAAAAAAACCTGGCcagcatgcctggagtcccagctacatgggaggatcacttgagcccaggagtttgaagttgcagtgagctatgatgatggcactgcactatagcctgggtgacagtgagactgtgtctcaaaaacaaaagaaaaccaaaaacaaacaaagaaaaaaaacactctcgttgcatataattaaaaaatcCTAGTCTTTGGGTGGGTCTTTTGTGATCATCTTTGCAAATGAGGACCTGAGACAGGAAGTGTCCATTTGAAGTGACTGATAAATAGACTTTGTTATTTTCACCCATATTTTCATCTAATGAAATCTAGGTAGGTGTAATAAAGAATGAGGACATTTTATATGAgttgaaatggaaagattttcAGAATATGATATGTTGAAAAAGAAAGTTGCAAGCTGATCAATCTTGGCATCTCTAAATGTGGAGCAGGCAGTGTGATGCGAGAGGAAACACAGAGCACCGGCTGTGATGTGCTTTTGCCAAAATGTCAAACCTGATTCTGACCAAAACCACTAGAGCTAAGTTTCATTTCATACCCTATGCTGACCAGAACCTATAGAGCTAGGTTTCATTTGcaggaaatacaaagaaaagaggaacaTTGTAAATGACTCCACAAGGTAACAGACAAATCCAGGATGGGGAACATTCCACTGGTTTGTATAACGAGTCAAtggcaggaggaggaaaagagggaagactGCCTTAGATTAAAAAAGACTTCAGAGACATAACCAAATGCAATGTGGGTAACTTGTTTGGGTCTGGATTTAAACAAACCGATTGAAAAAGGATGGTTTTGAGATAATCAGGGAACTTTGACTATGGACTGAAGTGTTAGGTGCTGCTGAGGCATCATGATTAATTTTGCTATGTGTGATAAGGGTATTGTGATTACATAGCAGaatgtctgttaaaaaaaatgttttttaaaacagagtgACAAGGAGTACAGAATATCCATTTGCTAAAAGAagatgatgacgccactgcactctagcccaggcaatggagcgagatcctgtctcacaaaaaaaaaaaaaaaagaatttgaaggtCAGTGCTTTTAAAGTGCTTTTAAGAGCCTTGCCCAAACCAAAGTCATGCTGCTGGTGACAATGATCCCTGATCCCATGTTTAATCTACTCTACCTTACACTTAAATATGGGCATTTGCTGGTCGTTGTTAATTATGTTGGCAGACATGCTAAggacaaataataaattaatgaaacataGTTGATAGTAGGAAAAATCTAGCACTTAGGGGACTTGAGTTCTCATTCTAAATCACCAATCATGTGTCTTTGGGCAAATCAATCTTCTGGAGTCTCAgattctttgtctataaaatgagggaattGATTATGATCTCTTGAGTAACTGCCACTCTGTGATGCTATGGAGGTACACACACACTGAGCAAACTGgacatttatattaaatgcatttagcGGCATAGAGGTGAGTGACAAGAAAACTCAGAAAGGCAAGGCATAGAGGAAGGCCACTGGGTTTTCAGAAACCGCTCAGTCTGAGATCATTTCCCTTTTGTAAAAAAGCTTTGGGTTTTAAGGTATCCAGATAAAAGTCACTCTCCCAGAGCTGAGACTATCTGAGTCTGAGATACTTCCTCAGTGATGGACGTTGTGGCTGGAACTCAGCACTTTCTGACGATTCACGCCCAAAACTTCTTGCGTGGGAaaaaagggaggagaggggacacCTTGTGTGCATGAGATGAAACAGAATATTGAGGGCCCCTCAACTCCACtcaaagtagagaaaaagaagattGCAGGAAGGAACATGTCTTTCCTAAACTGCAGAGTTTGAAAGTTTGAAGGTCAAAGTCAGAATATTAGAGCAGGGAGCTGTGCATATATCATCTAATGCAATTTCctcatttaagaaattttataaacaaggaaactgaggcccggcaAGGTTATATGACACAGACTAACCTGCATTAGAGTAAGGGTGAGCATTAGGCTCATGACTGGAGTGGAAATGGCCCATAAATGTGAGGATAAGAAACATGTCATTCATCATTGTGTCCTCCAACTCCTGGTCCAGTGCCGGGCGCAAAGTAGGGGCTTCATAAACATTAGTCACAGACCTGCCCGATGGACtgacttgaatgaatgaatgaatgaatgaatgaacaaatgttaTGTCTGTGGTTTGTGTTCCCTATTAACCAGCTGGGCTCGCACGTGGTCCGTTTCAGACCTATTTCATCTAAGGTATTAGAGGGCTGTCTCTACTTGCCATGACTAAtacttttcttcctctgaagtaTTGCTTCCTCTTTGATGATATAACAGGATAAACATCAGAATGCTTACGGGATGCGTGTAGTGCGGCATGACTGAGAGCTGGGGTTTCCTTTAACGTGACTGTAGACCCGGCAGTGCTAATATAGGAATCACTCGTAGTCAGCCACCCCCATGTGCTGGGCTGGTGTTCAGCGAGGGCAGCTACTGGCTTATGTGACCATTGTGGAGTAAACGGTTGGAGGAAGTACCCAGTTCAATTGGAGAGTTAAAACTGTGCCTAACAGAGCTGTCCTTTGACTTTTCTTCCGCAGAACCCATGTTTTCACATCTCTCCTTCAACTGTGtcctgctgctgctactgcttcTACCTACAAGTAAGTCTGGGCATGAACATTTACAACTGAATAATGGTGTGCAGAGTGCAAGAGAGAGATATGAGGGTGGTTGTCGTAATGTTGTTTGCAATAGCAAAAGTTtgaaagcaacctaaatgtccaacagtGGGGGAGTGGGTAAATAATTGTGATGTATCCATGATGCAAACAGTGAGGCTAAATAAACATACTGGTATAGAACGTCTCCAAGTTACAATGTTAttgaaaaaagcaaggtgcatAATAATGCATATATTAGGCTTCTATTTGTGTGTCTGCGTTGTAGGGGAGCGGGAATATATTAAAACTTCTTAATGTATAGGCTCTAGGAGAAGGAGCTGGGAAATGGTAAAGTTGGGAGAGGAAGTCATATTTTTCATACACCTTTTATACTGTTTGactgttttatattatatatacaagtatatgtatatatgtatagggttttttttttttaaggaattaacTTTAAACCTCAAAACAACCTGTGAGTAGTTTCAAATATACAAGCTTCTTATTTGGCCAAGAGTTTTTATTCACTGTGTACctggtgcttaaaaaaaaagacatttatgtTAGGATAGCCACCCTTTGTTGATGAAGACAACTAGCCCAGATGGTTAGGCTGTTTTCCTGGATGACAATAACCCATTTTCTGATTGTCTATTTCCATCATCCCTGATTTCTGATGTTCACAGAACTGGTCCACAATTCTCTGCTAGGGCAGTGGTTCTGAAAGTGAGGTTCCAGGACTATCTGTGTCATTACCTCCTGGAAACTTGTTAGTAATACAAGTTCtcttttaatatatgaattttggagaaaaaaaaagtaagttctCAGGCTCTACTCAAGACCAGCTGAGTCAGGAACTCTAGCAATTGAGCAATtgtagcccactgcagcctccaacttctggggttaagtgatcctcctgcctcagcctcctgagtagctgagactacaggcatgcaccaccacagctggttattttttctaatttttttgtagagactagggtctcactatattgcccggctggtctcaaactcctgggctcaagtggtcctcctgcctcatccttccaaagtactaggattacaagtgtgagccactgcacctggccagcaatctgtttttttttttttttttttttttgagacagagtctcactctgttccccgggctagagtgtcgtggcatcagcctagctcacagcaacctcaaactcctggactcaagggatcctcctgcctcagcctcccaagtagctgggactataggcatgcgccaccatgcccggctaatttttctacatatatattttagctgtccatataatttctttctatttagtagagacagggtctcgctcttgctcaggctggtctcgaactcctgagctcaaacaatccgcccacctcagcttcccagagtgctaggattacaggcgtgagccaccgtgcccggcccagcaACCTGTTTTAAAACGGCTTCTCAGTGATTTTAATGCCTCTCAAGTCTGAGCAGCATTGTCATAGTGAATCATTCACCAAACAGGACAGCAACAgtagtttcctctttttttaaatttgtattttattttattatcttatttttagtgGTTTCTTCTTTATTCTATAAGGCATTGCTTGTAGTTTTCCTGAGATAGACTGCCCTCACTCATTGCCTGGGTCTTGgacttccttccctctctgctcaGGGTCTTTGGAAGATGCATACGTAGTGGAGGTGGGTCGGAATGCCTATCTGCCCTGCTCCTACACTCCCATCAGCCCAGGGCACCTCATACCTGTCTGCTGGGGCAAGGAAGCCTGTCCTATGCTTGGATGTGGCACCAAAGTGCTCAGCATTGATGAAAGGAACGTGACCTATCAGGCATCCAGCAGATACTGGCTAAAGGGGAATTTCCACAAAGGAGATGTGTCCCTGACCATAGAGAATGTGACTCTAGCAGACAGTGGGACCTATTGCTGCCGGATCGAGGTCCCAGGCCTAATGAATGACATAAAATTTGACCTGAAGTTGGTCATCAAACCAGGTGAGTGGACCTCTGCATGCCTTCTTTCTGCATGAGATTCATCTGAGGATCATATTAAATATACTGATTGTTCTCACCTCTGATCTCCCTAATTATAGTCCTGGAGGTGGGACCCCAAGACCTAAAGTTTAACTGGCCCCATCAGTGATGCCCAGTGGTGTTTAATACCCTTCTTCTGTTTTAAAACTCATGCTCGTTCTATAGAATGGGAAGAAAGGCCTGGGTCAGTGGTTGGAGACCCTGACAgctcattagaatcacctggagagttttTAACAACTACAGATGCCTGGGCTCCACCCACAAACCAGAGAAATCAGTATCTCTGGAGGTAAAACCTAACCAAGTATTAGCCTTTTACAAAGTCTACCCCAGGTGATTGTACTCCAGGTGCAGCCAGGATTGTGAATCGCCGGATATTGTATGCTTGGAGGTAAATGGGCTTGCATGTTTTAAGATTTATAGGGCACATACTTTGTGGCCAGATGGGGTCAAGTTCAAATCCAACTCTACCTCTTACTAGCTATATAATCTCGGGCAAGTTATGTAAACTCTGTGTtgtcctcctctgtaaaatatgataatattacTTATCACGTGGGCCACTGGAAGGGTTTTCTTTTTAGTCCATTGAAGTAGTAGCACAAAGGATTttataagataatattttatgCAAAGCATTCACAATTTgggcatcccaaatccaaaaaccaaaatgctccaaaatctgaaactttttgaacacCAACATGACACTCGAAGGAAATGTCATTGGAGCATTATGCTCACTGGAGTATaggtataatgcaaatattccaaaatccaaaaacatcGGAAATCCAAAACCCTTCTGAGCCCAGGctttttggataagggatactcagcctACAGTGTGGCCATTTGTGTGGCTGTTAGTTCTATTATTAACAATTAGAATGTGACAATGATGACGGCCTCTCACCTCTGTCAAACATTTGAAGTGTGTTATACATTCTCAATAAAGATGTCCAGGCAGGTTTGGAAGCTGAGGATGTATTTCGCTTCATCTGCTGTCTTTCACATGTTTTCTGCTGCCCCTTTGATTCCCTGAAACGAGCTCTCTGCTCTCACGGAAGTCTCATCCTTATGTTGGTTTCTGACAGTAGCTAAGGTTACCCCTGCTCCGACTCTGCAGAGACACGTGACTGTGGCCTTCCCAAGGATGCCCACCACCAGCGGGGGACATGACTCAGGTAATTACACACGAAGTATAGGAGGAAGCCTTTAGCCGGTTTCTGAGTTCAGAGGATTTTAACtatgggaagaggaggagagacagtTTCCCTGGGTCAGGATTCTGGATTAACCAGAAACTGGCCAGGTGACCTGGGCCAAGGCCCTTCATGTCTCTGGATCTCAGCCTCCTCTTCTGTCCAAGGAGCAGGTTTAGAGATTTTTGGATTTTGTGACTCAGTAGAATTCCCTACCTCCAAAGAAAGAATTTTGGTGATCTACATATTttgtcaaataaagaaaaaatacttctaCTATTGCCACCATTGCATTAAAAGACAGTCTTTTagtcattattttacttaaattttaacttctaaaaaacttgaataaaaaaCTTTAGTCTTTTAGTTAAATATTGAGTAAATTTAATCTAATGAAAAATTCATTACATTGTCCTTATTTTCTGATTTACTCCCAGACTGGTAACCGTTCATCATGAATCAGTCCCAGTCTGTGTTTGGGGACCAGGAGGTTTGGATTGAGTGATTTCTAGGGTGGCTTGTAACTGGAATGAAGCCCATCAGCTTTCCTGGGTTCCAACCTCAGGAGGAGTAGCTAAATTCTTCATATATGTAGCCAGGACTTTTCCAGGCCGCTCCAGAAAAGATCATGGGGCAGAAGGGGCAGAACTCGGGTCACATTGATCAAGGAGGATAATTTTAAGTCATTTCCTGTCAGAGTCCTGGTCTCTCCTAAAGTCTCTGGagcttttttttctgtaaaatgaggttaataataGCTAACTCCCACCTCATAACATCATAAATCTCATAAATCACACCTTGtgagatttaaataagaaaatatgtctAAAATGCTTAGCCCAATGTCTGATCGTAGTATGTACTCAATACATGTTAgcaggccgagcgcggtggctcacgcctgtaatcctagcactctgggaggccgaggcgggtggatcgctcgaggtcaggagtttgagaccagcctgagtaaaagcgagaccccatctctactaaaaaaatagaaagaaattatatggacaactaaaaatatatatagaaaaaattagccgggcatgggggcgcatgcctgtttacaagtcccagctacttgggaggctgaggcaggaggatcgcttgagcccaggagtttgaggttgctgtgagctaggctgacgccacagcactctagcccgggcaacagagcgagactctgcctcaaaaaaaaaaaaaaaaaaaaaaaaaaaatacaccttaGCTGTTGTCATTAATATTGTCAGTAAAATCAGGAGGCAGAATGAGATTGtgctggccgggtgcagtggctcatgcctataatcctagcactctgggaggccaaggtgggaggatcacttgagctcaggagtttgagaccagcctgagcaaaacggagatcctgtctctattattaaaaaaaaaaaaaaaagaatgagattatGGTTAAGTACTTCAGTGACAGGGAGAATGGTTTCTCATTCCAGCTTTTCTTACCAACTCTGTGAACTCAGTAAAGTCACTCAAACTCTCTcaagctcagttttctcatctctacaATGGGGATAATTCCAGTGCCTACATCATGAAGTTGTTATAAAGATGACACATgctaatgtatataaaatgctcaGCACAGTATCTGGCCCAGAGAAAGCACTCAAATGATAGTTATTATCAAATGATAGTTATTATCATAGTTACTCATGTTAGCTCTGCCAGGGTTCAATCTTTGGTTGTGTTTTAGTGATTGGTAGCCAACATCTCTTATGCAATTAGTTAGGAGATTAAATATGGTGGGAACAGATGATTACCCACATGGTGGGATAATCAAGTCATACCAGATATTAATTGTATGccattgttatattttaaagaatcctGCAACCGCAGACCCAGAAGGGACTTCAGGGGTCATTTAGTCTCCCTTTCCCATCCTGTGCTTCCATGTTCTTTGCATCATCACCAAGTGGACGTTCCCTGCGTGGGGCGTCCACTTCctcaggaggtgggaggaggtggtgcaTTTCCCTATGCTTATCTATACCATGGGCACGTGTCTCCTTCCCTTTTACTTGTTCATTCCTTCCCTCTAGGGCAACAAAAATGGGGCCATATTTTGCATCAGGGAATATAAGCACAATGCCTCGAATCTCTGAGCTTTTCAGATATtcagatattcaaaatatttaaacaaacaaaaatagagcaATGGTtccaaaacaggaaaataaaatgaaaaatgaaaattaatgactATTTAATGCCTtgtctataatatatatatatatttttgagacagagtctcactctgtttcccaggctagagtaccgtggcgtcagcgtagctcacagcaacctcaaactcctgggctcaagggatcctcctgcctcagcctcccaagtagctgggactacgggcatgtgccaccatgcccggctaattttttctatatagatttttagctgtccaaatcatttctttctatttttagtagagatggggtctcgctcttgctcaggctggtttcgaactcctgaccttgagcgatccgcctgcctccgcctcccagagtgctaagattacaggcatgagccaccgcgcccagcctcatttttttcttaaatcattttggGCTGAGGCTAcgtttttataacatttaaactCTCGTCTGGTAAACCAGTGTTTAGTCAAACCCTTTATAAGGGTTTAGGCTTTAAGGTTTCCAGAAGGTGACAGTGACATTTAAGGAGTTTCAAAGCCTCTGACTCAGCCAGAAAATGAGTAAGCGTGCTTCATTTTCCCATAGCTAACAATCTCTTTATTCTCAGAATGCTGTGTCCATGCGGTCAGGGGCTCTGCCCATCTCgttccctgctctgtcccctgtGCCTGGCATCGAGTAGAGGTGTAGCACAAATTCACTGAGTAGATaagcagatgaatgaataaattaacagaGAGGAAAGATGGTGAGCTGACAGCTGAGCAATGTGACCCTCTTCATAGCAGTGACAATACTGAGGTGAAGGTTGTTGAAGGAAGTATAGTTAACAGTGTTTTTAAAGCCATGTGGACCTGAATTGGAAGTCCACCTCTGTCATTTGctaaactgtgtgaccttggataagtcacttcaCTTCCCTAATTCTCAGTTGTTTCATCTGTGCAATGGGGCTAACAGTGCCTACTATAGGGTAGTGgttttacaggcatgagccacagctcGAGGACCAGGACGGGTACTGCGGGTTGAGGACCGAAGTTCTAAGGCataaatctgaaatttttaaaaaacaattttttgttaTCTTTCAAAATCTAGTTAGAATATAATAActgaggctgggcaaggtggctcacatctgtaatcctagcactctgggatgccgaggcaggaggatcgcttgaggtcaggagttcaagaccagcctagcaagagtgagatctcgcctctgttaaaaatagaaaaattagtggatcactgtggcgtgtgcctatagtcccagctactcgggtggctgaggcaggaggattgcttgagcccaggagtttgaggttaagtgagctatgatgaggccactgcactctacttggggcgccagtgcaagaccctgtctcaaaaaaaaaaaaaaagaagaatataatgCCTGAGTGTTAACAATGTTGTTGGATTTTTGTAGAAGCCATTAGGGTCCTGTGGACAACCCCCCCTCCAACCTATATATTTAACATAGGTCTTTCTGGCAGAAATCTCCATTTCATAAAACAGTAGGGTTCATTATctagatgaaaaaaatgttatcCTACAGTTGATTTGGAAGTATTTAGTAAATTTTGTTGGTCTCCCAATTAATGATTATGAAGCTTATGGAGTAGAATTAGTTTCAAGTAGTATTATAAGcatctttaagattttttttttaacttagataaaagaaaacattcttaacTATTCTATTGGCTATTttacctcttttatttatttatttatttcttcatttctttcctttctttttttttagcagaaacaCAGACACTGGGGATCCTCCATGATAAAAATCAAACAGTAAGTAACTTCTTTTTGTtgagctaacatcatacttaactcagagaaaaaaaagtatggCTTTAGATTTCCTTCCTGCCCGTCCTTTCCTTGGGGAAAAGGCCTGAGCCTCTCTTAGCTTCAGATTCCTTGGCTGTGACACGTTGATGATGACAGTTCTGACCGCATAGGCCTGTTGTAAGGAAGGAAGGGGGTTATGCGTGTAAagtgcccggcacatagtaagtgcttgaaCACCAACAAGATGAAACCTTAGCATTTCGTCCCATCCCTCTGCTCCAATCGCACAACCGTGTGTCCTGGGGAAGTTTCAAAGACCCTTTATCTCCCAAGAATAtgtttctctctgcttcccttgCAATCCTTATGGGAAAGATTATTggcttatttaaattttttaaatttatttatgataaGGCACTGACCAGGAATATTCAAAGCCAAGAGTTTATGTATTTAATgataaataaagcaatattttaattAACCACAATTTTAATGGCCCTCCCCCCAACCTTTTCTGAGTAAAAGGAAAACAACTAGAAAGCACACTTGCAGCAGGGACTGAAAAATTCTTTGAGGACATCTCCAGGGGCCCACACTATTTCATTCAGTCTCCTACTTGTATATTCACAATGGATGCTCAGCATCTTGTGTCCATCCCTCCCCTCTCTGCGGTCAGGGCCTTTTAAGTACCTGTGTGTGCTCCTAGTGCCTCATGAACAATAATTTGCATACAGGACTCCTGCTCTTGCAGGAGTAATGTGTATTGAATAAATGGAAGATTTAACTTTCTTGActtctttgttttaaaactacaattactgtttttaaaaggaagacaTGGACTAAAATTTTAGAAACAGGAGGATTTTTTAGTGTGACTCTCAGTTAtctgaaaatcaaattaattatAGCAGTAGCAATAATAGCTAccattgattaaatatttattatataccaggCCCTGTGCTACTCGCTTTATATTTTTTGTCACTTAATTTTCCCAATAACTCTCAAGGTCACTTAGCTCTTAGTGACAGGACTGGGATTTGATCCTGGAACTGTCTGGCTGCAAAGTCCCGGCTCTTGAATCActgtctttttgtggacata encodes the following:
- the HAVCR2 gene encoding hepatitis A virus cellular receptor 2 translates to MFSHLSFNCVLLLLLLLPTRSLEDAYVVEVGRNAYLPCSYTPISPGHLIPVCWGKEACPMLGCGTKVLSIDERNVTYQASSRYWLKGNFHKGDVSLTIENVTLADSGTYCCRIEVPGLMNDIKFDLKLVIKPAKVTPAPTLQRHVTVAFPRMPTTSGGHDSAETQTLGILHDKNQTQISTLANELQDPGASTRIAVYIGAGISAGLALTFIFGALLFKWYSHRKEKLQNSRLISFANLPPPSGLENAVAAGMRSEENIYTIEENVYEMEDPNEYYCSIQQ